Proteins encoded by one window of Streptomyces sp. NBC_01477:
- the nsdA gene encoding transcriptional repressor NsdA — MGGTPDKQPNAQLNSWFVRSGWSKGELARQVNRRARQLGAHHVSTDTSRVRRWLDGEQPREPIPRILSELFSERFGCVVPVEDLGLRSAHQPPAGGEVDLPWAGPQTVEMISEFSRSDLMLGRRGFLGASLALSAGPALVEPMQRWLAPTSPAGFAPPVIPAPRDGGRPSRLSEQELQLLESTTVMFREWDNQCGGGLRRKAVVGQLHEVTDLLQESHPEGVAGRLYRVTADLAALAGWMSYDVGLQPTAQKYLVLALHAAKEAGDRPLGAFILSSMSRQMIHLDRPDDALELIHLAQYGSRDSASTTTQAMLHALEARAYANMGQVNKCHRAVRAAEDAFAEARPAEDPSWISFFNEAELHAENAHSYRDLAYVAGRSPTYASLAHPVMEKAVAGFSNDTVHQRAYALNLVGLATVHLLQREPEQAAHFTEQAMTVAKRVRSERVNTRIRKTTRTAARDFGDVPAVGRLADRLSVELPEVAETA; from the coding sequence GTGGGCGGCACACCAGACAAGCAGCCCAATGCGCAGCTGAACTCGTGGTTCGTGCGCAGCGGCTGGTCCAAGGGCGAACTGGCCCGTCAGGTCAACCGCAGGGCACGGCAGTTGGGTGCGCACCACGTCAGCACCGACACCTCACGGGTGCGCCGCTGGCTCGACGGCGAGCAGCCGCGCGAACCGATACCACGCATCCTGTCCGAGCTGTTCTCGGAGCGCTTCGGCTGCGTCGTCCCCGTCGAGGACCTGGGGCTGCGTTCCGCGCACCAGCCGCCGGCCGGCGGGGAAGTGGACCTGCCCTGGGCGGGACCGCAGACCGTCGAGATGATCAGCGAGTTCTCCCGCAGCGACCTGATGCTGGGCCGCCGCGGCTTCCTCGGCGCCTCCCTGGCACTGTCCGCGGGGCCCGCCCTGGTCGAGCCCATGCAGCGCTGGCTGGCGCCGACCTCGCCGGCCGGCTTCGCGCCGCCCGTGATCCCGGCCCCCCGCGACGGCGGCCGGCCGTCCCGGCTGTCCGAGCAGGAGCTGCAACTGCTGGAGTCCACCACCGTGATGTTCCGGGAGTGGGACAACCAGTGCGGCGGCGGCCTGCGCCGCAAGGCGGTGGTCGGCCAGCTGCACGAGGTCACCGACCTGCTCCAGGAGTCGCACCCGGAAGGCGTCGCCGGCCGCCTCTACCGCGTCACCGCCGACCTCGCGGCGCTGGCCGGCTGGATGAGCTACGACGTGGGGCTGCAGCCCACCGCCCAGAAGTACCTGGTGCTGGCGCTGCACGCGGCCAAGGAGGCCGGCGACCGCCCGCTCGGCGCCTTCATCCTGTCCTCGATGAGCCGCCAGATGATCCACCTGGACCGCCCCGACGACGCCCTGGAGCTCATCCACCTCGCCCAGTACGGCAGCCGCGACTCCGCCAGCACCACCACCCAGGCCATGCTGCACGCGCTGGAGGCCAGGGCCTACGCCAACATGGGCCAGGTCAACAAGTGCCACCGGGCCGTCCGCGCCGCCGAGGACGCTTTCGCCGAGGCCCGGCCGGCCGAGGACCCGAGCTGGATCAGCTTCTTCAACGAGGCCGAGCTGCACGCGGAGAACGCCCACTCCTACCGCGACCTGGCCTATGTCGCGGGCCGCAGCCCCACCTACGCCTCGCTCGCCCACCCGGTGATGGAGAAGGCCGTCGCGGGCTTCAGCAACGACACCGTCCACCAGCGGGCCTACGCGCTCAACCTGGTCGGCCTCGCCACCGTCCACCTGCTCCAGCGCGAGCCGGAACAGGCCGCGCATTTCACCGAACAGGCCATGACGGTCGCAAAGCGCGTCAGGTCGGAACGCGTCAACACGCGTATCCGCAAAACCACCCGCACCGCGGCCCGCGACTTCGGTGATGTGCCCGCGGTCGGCAGGCTCGCCGACCGGCTCTCGGTGGAACTGCCCGAGGTCGCGGAGACCGCTTAG
- a CDS encoding bifunctional DNA primase/polymerase codes for MVFTIGSMRESRQQRTGAREVSRPGAQPGARGGVRRRTHAGVCATVGEYAGHCGWAVVPGARVARAGGPCSCGDAGCKEPGAHPLPFADEIPAGAPPAGAAEAWARVPGAAVLLPAGRSFDVIEVAEAPGRQALVRLERMGLPLGPVMVTPAGRAQFFVAPGAAAELPHLLYRMGWDDAELDLRCLGPGDHVTAPPSDLGGLGPVRWLREPQPDSVPQPPEARLLLGTLAYVCHRGRAYA; via the coding sequence ATGGTGTTCACGATCGGCAGCATGCGGGAGTCGCGGCAGCAGCGGACCGGCGCGCGGGAGGTCTCCCGGCCGGGGGCGCAGCCCGGAGCGCGCGGCGGCGTGCGCCGCCGGACGCACGCCGGGGTGTGTGCCACCGTTGGCGAGTACGCCGGGCACTGCGGCTGGGCGGTCGTGCCGGGCGCCCGGGTCGCCCGCGCCGGCGGGCCCTGCTCGTGCGGGGACGCCGGGTGCAAGGAGCCGGGGGCGCATCCGCTGCCCTTCGCGGACGAGATCCCGGCCGGCGCGCCGCCGGCCGGCGCGGCCGAGGCGTGGGCGCGGGTACCGGGCGCGGCGGTGCTGCTGCCGGCCGGGCGGTCCTTCGACGTGATCGAGGTCGCCGAGGCGCCGGGCCGGCAGGCGCTGGTGCGGCTGGAGCGGATGGGCCTGCCCCTCGGGCCTGTCATGGTGACGCCCGCGGGCCGCGCGCAGTTCTTCGTCGCGCCGGGCGCCGCCGCGGAGCTGCCGCACCTGCTCTACCGGATGGGCTGGGACGACGCGGAGCTGGATCTGCGCTGCCTGGGCCCCGGCGACCACGTCACCGCTCCCCCGTCCGACCTCGGCGGCCTCGGCCCGGTGCGTTGGCTGCGCGAGCCGCAGCCGGACAGCGTGCCGCAGCCGCCCGAGGCCAGGCTGCTGCTCGGCACGCTCGCCTACGTCTGCCACCGCGGCCGGGCGTACGCGTAG
- the ftsY gene encoding signal recognition particle-docking protein FtsY, giving the protein MEIVILVVVIALVVILAAGGLVVGSRRKKKQLPPTAPPSTPKITAPPAEPHVGDEAEAPREEPRRTIEEVPLPGATAAPEALEEVQVPPAPVIEQPEPAAGRLIRLRSRLSRSQNTLGKGLLTLLSRERLDDDTWEEIEDILITADVGVTPTQELVERLRTRVRVLGTRTPAELRALLREELLTLVDPGLDRVLHTESHEESPAVVLVVGVNGTGKTTTTGKLARVLVADGRSVVLGAADTFRAAAADQLQTWGERVGARTVRGPEGGDPASIAFDAVKEGIAEGADTVLIDTAGRLHTKTGLMDELGKVKRVVEKHGPVDEVLLVLDATTGQNGLVQARVFAEVVDITGIVLTKLDGTAKGGIVIAVQRELGVPVKLVGLGEGADDLAPFEPEAFVDALIGE; this is encoded by the coding sequence ATGGAAATCGTCATCCTTGTCGTAGTCATCGCCCTGGTCGTGATCCTCGCGGCCGGTGGACTGGTGGTGGGCAGCCGCCGTAAGAAGAAGCAGCTGCCGCCGACCGCGCCGCCGAGCACCCCGAAGATCACCGCGCCCCCCGCGGAACCGCACGTCGGGGATGAGGCCGAGGCCCCGCGGGAGGAACCCCGCAGGACCATCGAAGAGGTCCCCCTGCCGGGGGCGACCGCCGCGCCCGAGGCCCTGGAGGAGGTGCAGGTCCCGCCGGCGCCGGTCATCGAGCAGCCCGAGCCGGCCGCCGGACGGCTGATCCGGCTGCGCTCCCGGCTCTCCCGCTCGCAGAACACCCTGGGCAAGGGCCTGCTGACGCTGCTGTCCAGGGAGCGCCTCGACGACGACACCTGGGAGGAGATCGAGGACATCCTCATCACCGCCGACGTCGGCGTCACCCCGACCCAGGAGCTGGTCGAGCGGCTGCGCACCCGGGTGCGGGTGCTCGGCACCAGGACCCCGGCCGAGCTGCGCGCGCTGCTCCGCGAGGAGCTGCTGACCCTGGTCGACCCCGGCCTCGACCGGGTCCTGCACACCGAGAGCCACGAGGAGTCCCCCGCGGTCGTCCTGGTCGTCGGCGTCAACGGCACCGGCAAGACCACCACCACCGGCAAGCTGGCCCGGGTGCTGGTCGCCGACGGCCGCAGCGTCGTACTCGGCGCCGCCGACACCTTCCGCGCCGCCGCCGCCGACCAGCTGCAGACCTGGGGCGAGCGGGTCGGCGCGCGTACGGTACGCGGCCCTGAGGGCGGCGACCCGGCGTCGATCGCCTTCGACGCGGTCAAGGAGGGCATCGCCGAGGGCGCCGACACCGTCCTGATCGACACCGCCGGCCGGCTGCACACCAAGACCGGCCTGATGGACGAGCTGGGCAAGGTCAAGCGGGTGGTCGAGAAGCACGGCCCGGTCGACGAGGTGCTGCTCGTGCTCGACGCCACCACCGGCCAGAACGGCCTGGTCCAGGCCCGGGTCTTCGCCGAGGTCGTGGACATCACCGGCATCGTGCTGACCAAGCTCGACGGCACCGCCAAGGGCGGCATCGTGATCGCCGTCCAGCGCGAGCTGGGCGTCCCGGTCAAGCTGGTCGGCCTCGGCGAGGGCGCCGACGACCTGGCACCGTTCGAGCCCGAGGCGTTCGTGGACGCGCTGATCGGCGAATAG